The genome window GGCCGTCCGCCAATACGAGATGAACTTGAACATCACGCTGTTCACGACGATCACGTGCGCAGCGCGAGACAACCGTCCTCCGCTCGGAGGAATAGGAGCGCCATCAGCAGATGACATAGAGGTTTGTCCGGGACAGCAGGTCCCAAATCATCAACCGGACACGACGCCCGTGCGACAGCAGTGCCCTTTCAGTTTCGGCCGCGGGCGCCTTGCCCTGGCCTGCCGACGGGGTTAGCTGACGGGCTAGGGCTGGAAAGTACCCCGATCCGAACCACGGATCTTCGCCCCGGGGCCGGCGGCGATTTCAATCGCTTCCGGCCCGCTGGGTCCCCCGCTCCTGCGCCAGGTTCGGCGAAGAATTAGGCTGCACGAGCCCCCAATCTTAGCTCGGTGGGACTTTCACGCAAGCCCCGCCGACCGAATGGCTCCCCAGGGTTCAGGGCGGGTAGTAGAACTTGCCATTTCGATTGGGTAAAATGCGCAAAGAGTGCTGGCATGGTTGGACCGGACAAAACCGGCGTGAACGCTTACCGATCATCATTTCCAAGTCGAGTCGAATCATGCGGTTAGCGTGGCCGTATCGCTTAGGCGATTAACTCTAAACCTCATGGTTGCGGACCGCGATAAACGATGGCTCCGCCAGTAGTTACAGAAAAATACGACTTGCTCGGTTTGGCTAATTCTGATATTCACTCTGCCGCACGGCAGGTTGTTTGCTTTACTCGATCACTGATTGGCCGACTCGTCCGATAAAGCTTTGGTCGCCTTTTGCCAGGTAACAATGGACGGATAGACCTTCATGAGACCTCGCGTCGTAGTGACAGGGTTGGGCTGCATCACGTCGCTCGGCGTGAATCCCGAGCAGCTTTGGCAACGGCTGCTGCGGGGCGAATCGGGGATTGGACGCACCACTCTCTTCGACACGATCAACTTTCCGACTCGAATCGCCGCCGAGGTTCGCGACTGGAACATCGCGGATTCCGGCGAAAACCCTCGGCAGTGGCGAGATCGACCGCGGCAAACACAGTTCGCCGTCGGGGCGGCCAAACAGGCGTTTGCCGACGCCGGGCTATCCGACTTTGCCCGCGATCCAACTCGTCTCGGCGTCTATCTTGGGACCGGCGACGTTTATCAGGATTTTGGGCAGTTCGCCAAGATCATGGACCGTTCGCTCCGCGGTGGCCAAGTCGATCTGGCGGAATTTGCGCGGGCCGGCTTCGAGCTGCTCGATCCGGCGGTTGAAAAGGAGCGCGAGCCGCATATGGCCGCGAGCCATTTGGCGTGCCTATTCGATGCGCAGGGTCCAAACGTCAGCTCGTTCACCGCTTGCGCGGCCAGCGGTCAGGCGATCGGCGAATCGGCGGAGATTATCCGCCGCGGCGACGCCGATATCATGATTGCCGGCGGCACGCACAGCCTGATCCACACGTTCGGCGTGACTGGCCTGAGCCTGCTCACGGCCTTGAGCCAGCATAACGACGAGCCGTCGAAGGCTTCTCGCCCGTTCGACCGAGATCGCGACGGCTTCGTGCTTGGGGAAGGGGCGGGCATTCTAATCCTCGAACGGCTCGAGCACGCGCTGTCCCGCGGGGCCCAGATATACGGCGAGATCACCGGCTACGGGGCCAGCGCCGACGCGTTCCGCATCACCGACATCCATCCCGAGGGGCGCGGCGCCGTGGCCTGCATGAAGCGAGCCCTCGACGACGCCCAACTCAACCCCGAAGAGATCGACTACATCAACGCCCACGGCACGAGCACGCCAGTCAACGACAAGGTGGAAACGATCGCGGTCAAGCAAGTCTTCGGCTCGGATGCCTATCGCACGCCCATCTCGAGCACCAAGAGTATGACGGGGCATCTGCTGGCCGCGGCCGGAGTGACCGAGTTGATCATCTGCCTGATGGCCCTGCGCGGCGGAGCGCTGCCGCCGACGATCAACTACGAAACCCCCGATCGCGACTGCGATCTAGACTATGTGCCCAACGAAGCCCGCGACGCTCGCTGCCGCCACATTCTCAGCAACAGCTTCGGCTTTGGCGGGCAAAACGTGGCACTGGTGGTTTCTCGCGCCGCCTAGGCGGGTCGCTTACTGCCGGGTGCGCTCGCGTTCGCGGCGGCGGTGGAAGAGGCGCGAGCGGACTTCGGCCGGGCGGTCTTCTTCGAGGGCCGCGTAATCGACCAGTTCCATCGTGCTGCGGCGCGTGATCCGGCCTTGGCCGTCGAGTTCCTTGAGCGTCCGCATGACGATGCCCCCCGGCACTTCCACGCTGGTAACGTCGACGGTGATCGTCGTTCCCTTGGCGTTTTTCTGCACGGTGCGCTCGAAGGCCGTCGGCTTGATTTCCGACCGCACTTTGTACGGCATATCGAGCATGATCACTTCCATCGTCTCGTCGTGATTCGCCGCTGAGTTGGCGCTATCGGTGAAATTGGTCTCGCGCCGCAAAACGTAGGGGGCTTGTGAGTCGGCCTGAAACAGCTTGCTGATCGTTTTCTGTCGCCCCGCATCGAATGCCACCTCTCGCGCCTTGCAGGAATACGTCTTGCCGTCGATCGTCAAATCGGTCTTGCCAAGATCGCGGAGATGGACGAGTTCGCTCGGGCCTTCGCCGTAATAACCGTGCTGGAGAGTCTGCGGTTCGGTGTCGTAACGTTTGCCCCCGGCCTCGACGGTGACGGTGATCTTGAGCGTCACATGACGGGAATCGACGCTGGCGATCGAAGTGCGGACATCCGTGTTGGTCGTGGCGGTCACTTTGCCGGCATCGTCCAGAGTCTCGGAAATGATCCGAGTCTGCTTCCAGCTCCCGGCGGCAAAACGCCCCCAGACATCCAGCTCTCGCGGGCTGGCCGGCTCCTCCGCGCGACTTGGCGCGGCGGCGCACAGACCGGCCCAAGCGCCAATCGCGAGCGCCATGGCCGAGCGTAACGGTCGTCGCCAAAACGTCATGGAATCGCCGCGTGAAATACCCGGGGAAAAGTTGACATGCTATCATACCCGCGCCACGAAGGGATTGCACGCATCGAACGCGGTGATTCGCGAGCAACGAGGCGGATTTGCCCGCGAGTGCGAGGAGCGGAGCGTCGAGCTTGAGAGAATTTGCGGAGTCTTCCGAATTTGCGGCGCAGCGACGCGCCAGTTCGTTGGCCCGGCTTCGGCAGAATCATAGGCGAAGCATCGTTGAATAGACTCAACGCCACGTAGCCGATGCGGTACGCCAGCGGCGCCGGACGCGCCCGTTAGAATCGCGCGCTTACGGCAGCGGCGGACGTGGCCGGCCGATGAAGTCGCTTGCCGTTTGCGGCCGACTATCGGTGTTCGGCAGCGGAGACACGCAGCCGGGCAGTGCCAGGCCGAGGCAACCGCCGATGACTACGACGAGCCAAGCCCGTCGCGCGAAGTTCAGTGGTGTGGGGGAGCGATCTGATTTTTGCATCGGTCGCTTCTCGCATAGTTTTGCGATTCAGCCGCTGAACCCGCGCGGATCGTTCTGTGAAATCAATGCGTTTGGGACAAGCCGGGTCGCGGCAAGCCAATGAAATCCGACGCGGTGCGTGGCGGCTCGGCGGGAGCTGGCTTCGCGGCGAACGGATTCCACGACGATCCACTCGTGCTGGTTGTGCTGGCCGGCTTCTTCGTCTGGCTTCCCAAGAACGATTGACTGCTCGCGGCCGGCTTCGACGAAGGCGTGAAGACTTGTTTCGTCTTCGACCACATGTTCGCCGGCGCTGAGCCGATCTTGCTCAGCATGGAGGGTTGAGCCGGCGGCGGGGCCGGTGGATGAATCGCCTTGCCGTTGAGTTGCGGAACGCTGCTGGAGTTGGAGCTGGCCTTTTTCGGCGGACTCGGTTGATCTTTCTTTGCAAACGGGTTCAAACTGCTCAACGACCAGCCGTCCGCCCGTGCGGCGCGGGCCGCGCCAACGACGACGGCGCAAGAAACCAACAGCGAGATGACGGCCTTCACGGATCGACTCCTTTTCGAGAATCCGACGCTGAGAGGGAAGCCAGAATTGAGATTTCCGACAAGATGAGGGGCGGAGTTTCCCAAATCCGCGCCTCGCCGTCCAGAGGAGTTCATGGCAGCTCCGAAACTACTAGCAGCCAGACAAGTTGCGATGCTAGACTAAGATTATCTGACCAAACGATCGGGAGTTGCCCGTATGTCTGCTGCCGCCACTTGCCCGCGCTGTTTTCGCCAGGTTTCGCTGCCAGGCGCGGGCGACCCTTCGGTTTGGGTGCGTTGTCCGCTGTGCAGCGCCCAATATACGTTGCAAACGGCGATCGATTTTGTGCCGCCAATGCTCGAAGTCGTTCCACCGCCGGCCCTCGGGGAGGTCGAAGAGGCGGCGGTCGAGGATGTGACGACCGGCCTGCCGGCCGGCGCCGCCCCGTTTGCCGCGGACGAAATGAATGTTGCCGGCGACCATGACAAGGATTCCCCTCCACGGGACGTTCCCGCCGGTGAGCACGACAACGGACTGCCGTTCGCCTCGGGCCACGAACTCGCGGAACAGGGTATCGAGCACGTGCATGAAGTCGCCGGGAGCGGCGAGCACAACGAGCATGACGAATTCCGATTCGCCGACGAGCACTCAGTGGCGGCCGGCGACTTTGACGAAGCGGCCGATTCTCCGGATCGGATCGGAGGGAATGGGTCTCATGCTGTCGGCGGCATGGCGGCTGCAGCCGCGAAACTGCCGAGGCAGAAAAAGAAGACGCCGCTTGCAGTCCGCTTGATTGGCATCGGCATTTTCTTTGGATTCGGAGCGCTAGGGTGCCTGCTCGTATATTCGGCCTTCCTGTATTTTGGGATTTCCGATTTGTTCGGCGTTCAAAAGTACTTTCCCGATTGGGTCGTCGCTAAATCGCTCCGCGAACCGAAAGTCCGTCCAAGCAATAGCCGTCCGCGCGACGCCAAGCCGCTGTTGAGCCAAGGACCGAACGATTCCGGACCGGACGCCGTCCCGAGTCTGAGCAACAACACGGCTGCCGACGAGCAAAAGAGCCGGCCGACGGCCGATAGCGCCACGGCGGAGAAGCCGGCGGCCGCCGACAATCCCGCGGCAGAATCTGCCGACGCGGCGACGAAGGGTCCAGCGAAAACGGCGGCAGAGGATGCAGCTCAATCGCCGAGCAAACTTGATGCAGCCGCTCAGTCGCACGGAAAGGCCGATGCGGCGCCGAATCCGCCGGAAGTTCCCGCAAAGCCGACCGATTCAAGTTCCTCGAAGGAGAATTCGCGGAAAGGCGATTTACTTGGCGATTCCAACAAGCCGCCGAGCCTCGACCTGCCCCCCGTGAAGCTTGGCCCGGATGTGGGTAAGACGCCCGCCGACAACGTCGCGGAACAACCCGTTGAGAGACAGGTCGAAAAGCCAATCGAAAACGCGGCCGAGACGGTCTCGCCAAAATCAGACGTCGCATACTCATTGGACGATTTGAACGCCGCCATCGAGGTCGCCAATGGCTCGAGCGCGGCACTTGCGGCTGCAACCAAAGCCGGAGACGGCGACGAATTGAAAAGAGCCCGCGTCGCGCATTACAGGGCCATGAGCCATTTTGCGACCGTGCTCACGTTTGCCAAGGTGCCCGCCGGCAGTGACAACGAGCAAGCGGATTGGAAGATTCGAGTGGCCTCACGGATATCGGCGCTTAATACCGCAGTGGCCCCCGAAGAATTGGCGTCGATTGGCAATTTGGCGGCCATGTGGATCAACTCCCCCTGGCGCAAGGAAAGCGGCTTGTTCGCCGCGGGGAAGTTGAAAGCGATCGAGCCTCGCGGGAAGCTGATTGAATCGCAGCTCGAGTTGCCCGGCGGCACGGCGCTCACGATCGTCACGTCTCAGAAGCCGAATGTCGAACAGGGGAGCCCCGTCCTCTTGCTCGGCGCCATCGTAAACGATCCAGCGAAGAATCTGCCGGGTTACAAAGGCGACTCCGACAGGATCGTCTTTGCAGATCTTCTCGTCGCCCCG of Pirellulales bacterium contains these proteins:
- a CDS encoding beta-ketoacyl-[acyl-carrier-protein] synthase family protein, with the translated sequence MRPRVVVTGLGCITSLGVNPEQLWQRLLRGESGIGRTTLFDTINFPTRIAAEVRDWNIADSGENPRQWRDRPRQTQFAVGAAKQAFADAGLSDFARDPTRLGVYLGTGDVYQDFGQFAKIMDRSLRGGQVDLAEFARAGFELLDPAVEKEREPHMAASHLACLFDAQGPNVSSFTACAASGQAIGESAEIIRRGDADIMIAGGTHSLIHTFGVTGLSLLTALSQHNDEPSKASRPFDRDRDGFVLGEGAGILILERLEHALSRGAQIYGEITGYGASADAFRITDIHPEGRGAVACMKRALDDAQLNPEEIDYINAHGTSTPVNDKVETIAVKQVFGSDAYRTPISSTKSMTGHLLAAAGVTELIICLMALRGGALPPTINYETPDRDCDLDYVPNEARDARCRHILSNSFGFGGQNVALVVSRAA